The following are encoded in a window of Dysidea avara chromosome 4, odDysAvar1.4, whole genome shotgun sequence genomic DNA:
- the LOC136253502 gene encoding uncharacterized protein, translating into MAPTKLTDEVLESILWNKAPLELQKEIKEITVGSVQELLHKLLKAEATVQERDRRSKEREATSQPRRTIPEHRPSKLPVVKTSATQKDQLKEPPTTARQGSEMSLKHVKCFNCQEKGHLAKSCPHGKKKGAHRMTIEEPREIEPIEKEQHSSEGQPSQVTPEESSEVQEDPWIRTVTVGENIAEATPEQSCNQRGPTYKVDLVVDGVKTRGFLDHGAQVSLVRKELLPAIRKANDWSLQESHKRNLEMGTQPLGAAGIALGTIGLVSLQVKVEETGVCKEVPCHVLASEKPIWKGELRNCGLILGTNALVGLGFRVIHVNGMEVHPQYDNGESQHIVSRASVLQVTLGRELRLGPWQTKAVCVQVDPNQESISVGLVSPSECTMAQFGCDFTEQLWQQREAKPRVMVTNWNSSTVVIGEGTVVGTIEDQADPVWEEAPVPDTVVRMCTSQMEHRQTELRSQLLVGDPCSTDEKETLLQLLLTKHQVFALSDGELGETDLVQHKIEMKEVVPFRTAPRRLPYALRAELETDLTRLEATGCIEQSTSPYASGLVLVRKKDGSLRVCVDYRGINKDTIPDCYPIPQIDDLIDTVGRQKGQWFTTLDLMKGYHHIRMDPDSKRCHSD; encoded by the exons ATGGCTCCCACCAAGCTCACTGATGAGGTATTGGAGTCCATATTGTGGAACAAGGCACCCCTAGAACTGCAGAAGGAAATTAAGGAAATAACTGTAGGGTCGGTCCAGGAACTCTTGCACAAGTTACTTAAAGCAGAGGCCACTGTGCAGGAGAGAGACCGCCGTAGCAAGGAGAGAGAAGCTACCAGCCAACCACGAAGAACGATCCCTGAGCACAGGCCAAGCAAACTTCCAGTGGTGAAGACCAGTGCAACTCAGAAGGACCAATTAAAAGAGCCACCAACCACTGCCAGACAAGGGAGTGAAATGAGTTTAAAGCATGTGAAGTGTTTTAATTGTCAGGAGAAGGGCCATCTAGCCAAATCCTGTCCACATGGAAAGAAGAAAGGAGCCCACAGAATGACAATAGAGGAACCCAGAGAAATAGAGCCTATAGAGAAGGAACAGCACAGTTCAGAAGGGCAGCCTAGTCAGGTGACACCAGAGGAGAGTAGTGAAGTGCAGGAAGACCCATGGATACGCACAGTGACGGTCGGTGAAAACATTGCTGAGGCCACCCCAGAACAGTCCTGTAACCAGAGAGGGCCAACTTACAAAGTAGACCTTGTTGTAGATGGAGTGAAAACGAGAGGATTTTTGGACCATGGGGCACAAGTTTCTTTAGTTAGGAAAGAACTACTGCCAGCAATAAGGAAAGCCAATGATTGGTCGCTACAGGAGAGTCACAAGAGGAACCTTGAGATGGGCACACAGCCATTGGGTGCTGCTGGTATTGCTCTAGGAACTATTGGTTTAGTTTCTCTGCAAGTTAAAGTGGAGGAGACTGGGGTTTGTAAGGAGGTACCATGTCATGTGTTGGCATCTGAGAAACCAATTTGGAAAGGGGAGCTACGCAATTGTGGCTTAATCCTAGGCACCAATGCTCTGGTGGGTCTTGGTTTTAGAGTCATCCATGTCAATGGAATGGAAGTACATCCACAGTATGATAATGGTGAGTCACAGCACATAGTAAGTAGAGCTAGTGTACTACAGGTTACCCTTGGAAGAGAGCTCCGCCTGGGCCCCTGGCAGACCAAAGCAGTGTGTGTTCAAGTAGACCCTAACCAAGAGTCAATCTCTGTTGGTCTTGTGTCACCAAGTGAGTGCACTATGGCACAGTTTGGATGTGATTTCACTGAACAGTTGTGGCAGCAAAGAGAAGCTAAGCCACGAGTGATGGTGACTAATTGGAACAGTAGTACAGTAGTAATTGGTGAGGGTACAGTTGTAGGTACCATTGAGGACCAAGCCGACCCTGTGTGGGAAGAAGCACCAGTACCTGACACAGTTGTGAGAATGTGTACATCACAAATGGAACATCGCCAGACAGAACTGCGTTCCCAGTTATTGGTAGGAGATCCTTGCTCAACAGATGAGAAAGAGACCTTGTTGCAGCTTTTATTGACGAAACACCAGGTGTTCGCCCTATCTGATGGTGAACTCGGAGAAACAGATCTTGTACAACACAAGATAGAGATGAAGGAAGTGGTTCCCTTCAGAACAGCCCCTCGTAGGTTGCCGTATGCTTTACGTGCAGAGTTAGAGACAGACTTGACCAGGCTAGAGGCAACAGGTTGTATTGAGCAATCCACAAGCCCATATGCTTCGGGATTAGTATTGGTAAGGAAGAAAGATGGTAGTCTCCGTGTTTGTGTTGACTACAGAGGTATCAACAAGGACACCATTCCGGATTGTTACCCTATTCCCCAGATTGACGACTTGATCGACACAGTGGGCAGGCAGAAGGGCCAGTGGTTCACTACCCTAGATTTGATGAAGGGGTATCATCACATAAGGATGGATCCTGATTCCAAGA GATGCCATTCGGACTAA